The following are encoded together in the Sparus aurata chromosome 1, fSpaAur1.1, whole genome shotgun sequence genome:
- the cep20 gene encoding centrosomal protein 20, whose amino-acid sequence MATITELKCAVRETLESRGVLGQLKARIRAEVFSALDDQREPRPPLSHENLLINELIREYLEFNKYRYTASVLTAESGQPEVPLDRQFLANELKVTEDAGSKSVPLLYGLVSHFVNSDKGGKAFVRGASLPAGATASSTVPGSDA is encoded by the exons ATGGCGACCATCACTGAACTCAAGTGCG CCGTGAGGGAGACGCTGGAGTCCCGCGGTGTGCTGGGCCAGCTGAAGGCTCGTATCCGGGCAGAGGTGTTCAGCGCCCTGGATGACCAGCGTGAACCTCGTCCGCCGCTGTCGCACGAAAACCTGCTCATCAACGAGCTCATCCGGGAGTACCTGGAGTTCAACAAGTACAGATACACGGCGTCAGTGCTGACAGCAG agTCAGGCCAACCTGAAGTTCCCTTGGACAGACAGTTCCTGGCAAATGAGCTGAAAGTCACAGAGGACGCAGGCTCCAAGTCTGT aCCTCTTCTCTATGGCTTAGTGAGCCACTTTGTCAACAGTGATAAGGGTGGGAAGGCGTTTGTCCGGGGAGCCTCTCTGCCAGCTGGTGCTACTGCCAGCAGCACAGTGCCTGGATCTGATGCCTAA